The proteins below are encoded in one region of Sulfolobus islandicus Y.N.15.51:
- a CDS encoding B12-binding domain-containing radical SAM protein produces MNFLEQTFDFILTTDRCLMTNHHGKEFLGFLGTGPAVGVPESVWKWLACPKMKVDDLGRPEQAPYGMRKVEAKLIDEGFKAAIIDPDHLDRHLKYAKALMFSHHDYFAFGPPSSTWWGITKKEPINYKSFQALINKPEIQEAKKRGMKILVGGPSTWQWLWREDMIEKVSVDTLVDGEGEKIIVKLAQMILDNEPLPKYVYVSGDDVPDIDDISEIKGASVNGMIEIMRGCARSCRFCSVTIRPTRYYPLEKIEKELQTNVRAGVRHGVVHSDDVLFYGAVGIYPRPEPLIKLHTLVKKYYKTIAWSHASLAAIRYSEEKYGLISKLGEIIFDDEQRYLGVEVGIETGSVRLAKEIMPAKSAPYKPEEYPEIVEEAFKIMHENKIIPAGTMIVGLPEETEDDVYKTIELVDNLRPYRSILVPMFFVPMGFFKNRDWFTRVKLSEAHIELYRKVFWHDVYWAEDIINSFYMKGPVYMPIRFALKLFLRFAKKKMREVEKWLESQLKA; encoded by the coding sequence GTGAATTTTTTGGAGCAGACATTTGATTTCATATTAACAACAGATAGATGTTTAATGACTAACCATCACGGAAAGGAATTCTTAGGATTTTTAGGTACTGGTCCTGCTGTAGGAGTACCCGAATCTGTCTGGAAATGGCTAGCTTGCCCTAAAATGAAAGTTGATGATTTAGGAAGACCAGAGCAAGCCCCATATGGAATGAGGAAAGTTGAGGCTAAACTAATAGATGAAGGATTTAAGGCAGCAATAATAGATCCAGATCATCTAGATAGGCATTTAAAATACGCTAAGGCCTTAATGTTTTCACATCATGATTACTTCGCTTTCGGTCCACCATCTTCAACATGGTGGGGTATAACTAAAAAGGAACCAATAAATTACAAGAGCTTCCAAGCTTTAATAAACAAACCGGAAATCCAAGAGGCCAAGAAGAGAGGAATGAAGATATTAGTAGGTGGTCCTTCAACATGGCAATGGTTATGGAGAGAAGATATGATAGAGAAAGTTAGCGTAGATACGTTGGTAGATGGTGAAGGAGAAAAAATTATAGTCAAATTGGCACAAATGATATTAGATAATGAACCCTTACCAAAATACGTTTACGTTAGTGGTGATGATGTACCGGATATAGACGATATTTCAGAGATTAAGGGGGCAAGCGTTAATGGTATGATTGAGATAATGAGGGGATGTGCTAGATCTTGCAGATTCTGCTCAGTTACTATAAGACCTACTAGGTATTATCCATTAGAAAAAATTGAAAAGGAATTACAAACAAATGTTAGAGCAGGAGTGAGACACGGGGTTGTGCATAGCGATGACGTGCTATTTTATGGTGCGGTAGGAATATATCCTAGGCCAGAACCATTAATAAAACTCCATACACTAGTTAAGAAATATTATAAGACAATAGCGTGGAGTCATGCAAGTCTAGCGGCAATAAGATACTCTGAAGAGAAGTATGGTTTAATTAGTAAACTAGGTGAGATAATATTTGATGATGAGCAAAGGTATCTAGGTGTTGAGGTAGGAATAGAAACTGGTTCAGTTAGATTAGCCAAAGAGATAATGCCAGCGAAATCCGCACCATATAAGCCTGAAGAATATCCAGAGATAGTAGAAGAGGCGTTTAAGATAATGCATGAGAACAAGATAATTCCAGCAGGTACTATGATAGTAGGTTTGCCAGAAGAGACTGAAGATGACGTTTACAAAACGATAGAATTAGTAGACAATTTAAGACCATATAGAAGTATATTAGTTCCTATGTTCTTCGTGCCTATGGGCTTTTTCAAAAATAGAGATTGGTTTACTAGAGTAAAGTTAAGTGAGGCACATATAGAGCTATACAGAAAGGTATTCTGGCATGACGTATATTGGGCTGAGGATATAATAAATTCCTTCTATATGAAAGGGCCAGTATATATGCCAATAAGATTCGCATTGAAGCTATTCCTAAGATTCGCAAAGAAGAAAATGAGAGAAGTAGAAAAATGGTTAGAGAGCCAACTAAAAGCATAA
- a CDS encoding RPA12/RPB9/RPC11 RNA polymerase family protein, with protein MQKFLYYSIALFSLMKFCPKCGGLMVPSKKDGKEILKCSKCGYEMTLSEKEKKEYSVKESKDKSSKVLTTSIVSDKEGRNLSEELEHEREEYYKEIGLELLREEFEGNEEEEGRED; from the coding sequence ATGCAAAAGTTTTTATACTATTCCATCGCTTTATTTTCACTTATGAAGTTCTGTCCTAAGTGCGGAGGATTAATGGTTCCATCAAAGAAAGATGGGAAAGAGATCCTAAAGTGCAGTAAGTGTGGATATGAGATGACGTTAAGTGAAAAAGAGAAGAAAGAATACAGTGTAAAGGAAAGTAAGGATAAGAGTAGTAAGGTATTAACAACGTCGATAGTCAGCGATAAAGAGGGAAGAAACTTAAGTGAAGAGCTAGAGCATGAGAGGGAAGAGTACTATAAGGAAATAGGGTTAGAATTACTAAGAGAGGAATTCGAGGGAAATGAAGAGGAAGAGGGTAGAGAAGATTAG
- a CDS encoding Lrp/AsnC family transcriptional regulator: MFISMSDSKKRTVDLDAIDRRLLIELTRDARTSLRRLAEEMNVSPATLHNRMTRMVQEGMIKSFVALLDYSKLGFALTGIIMAKVDGKHLVEFEKEIANADNVIAVYDVVGEYDVVIIAKFRSVEELDSFLKQLLKNPKIERTYTSIVLNVVKEDPRIRIF, translated from the coding sequence ATGTTTATTAGCATGTCAGATAGTAAAAAACGTACGGTAGATTTGGATGCAATAGATAGGAGGTTATTAATAGAACTCACTAGGGATGCCAGAACAAGTTTAAGAAGACTTGCGGAAGAGATGAACGTATCTCCAGCTACGCTCCATAATAGGATGACCAGAATGGTACAAGAAGGAATGATAAAGAGCTTCGTAGCTTTACTAGACTATTCTAAATTGGGTTTTGCTCTAACTGGTATAATTATGGCTAAAGTGGATGGAAAACACCTAGTCGAATTCGAAAAAGAGATAGCAAACGCTGATAATGTTATAGCTGTTTATGATGTAGTAGGAGAGTATGATGTTGTAATAATAGCTAAATTTAGAAGCGTTGAGGAGCTAGATAGTTTCTTAAAACAGCTGCTTAAAAATCCTAAGATTGAAAGAACGTATACAAGTATAGTTTTAAATGTTGTCAAAGAGGATCCAAGAATACGAATATTTTAA
- a CDS encoding MarC family protein, which produces MSELVSIPEIAFKLYAIMDPLSILPYLIALYEEFNRNSQNKISWGFLVNKLSIAVAVLLLFFSILGGPLLAFLGISVSALEIGGGIILVYLGVDTLGGFQQLKFLSSKIEEAIITPIATPLIVGPGTMTGLITLSVSNNLIILILGSLLAALLVYLSLLLGPIIIRVLGNTGTVAVGRFMAIIIAAFGVQLIIDGISQIKLI; this is translated from the coding sequence ATGAGCGAATTAGTTTCAATCCCAGAAATAGCCTTTAAACTATATGCAATTATGGATCCCCTATCAATACTTCCTTATCTCATTGCGTTGTATGAAGAATTCAATCGCAATTCTCAAAATAAGATAAGTTGGGGATTTTTGGTAAACAAATTATCCATAGCAGTTGCTGTATTGCTTTTATTTTTCTCCATACTTGGTGGACCACTTTTAGCTTTTTTAGGCATAAGTGTTTCTGCTTTAGAGATAGGTGGAGGTATAATACTAGTTTACTTAGGTGTGGATACTCTTGGAGGATTCCAGCAGTTGAAGTTCTTATCAAGCAAGATAGAGGAAGCCATAATCACGCCTATTGCTACGCCTCTTATCGTAGGTCCAGGTACAATGACTGGATTAATCACCTTATCGGTCAGTAATAATTTAATAATTTTAATTCTCGGTAGTTTACTGGCTGCACTACTGGTTTATCTATCTTTACTATTAGGTCCTATCATAATTAGAGTACTAGGTAATACAGGCACAGTAGCAGTAGGTAGATTTATGGCAATTATAATAGCAGCATTTGGCGTTCAGCTTATAATAGATGGTATATCACAAATAAAGTTGATATGA